A window of Aliarcobacter trophiarum LMG 25534 contains these coding sequences:
- a CDS encoding PAS domain S-box protein produces MLFFITSLLAIIGLNSFKTNSLKNLEESKKNEILSSYDSYFNDLKKRADFIYFNEFVQSNKIISILQNNSQNSLKERLYLEFEPQFSFYKHIELYDISFYTKDAIYILNFKDEQIEDKFADEIVLKTKSTKKDSSDIKMEDDKLYIIFSKAIIDEKLELLGFVNFEFDFEKFLESINGDLNKKSILLLDNNKIDKNFIEVLVLTDKKTIYLNKNSFEDSVKVIELENYYLFLTIFSIVILAVLSFLIYLIRILKYKNREIEHKYSELFSQLDEYVLKLDTDLDGKITFVTKYFCEVSGYSKSDILGKNVNILRHPDISINFYRKFWKDLKKLKIWNGELKNKDKFGNTYWIRTSLFPIYNSDKTICGYSSIRTDITAIKQLEKANRILKEDLSNKLNELRVQDKTVLNSTKIALMSKILDSFSHQWKTPIAKISFELQKLDNIKDIYELKEIKNSVESELLELSNLLNDTKSLFSNKFGKKANISKIVKELVLKLNSEEVVVLDDLKEDIEVNILNSELKSIVSNIVYSILDLSKLYSIERVKIIISIEYDTNEDFVLKIEDNIKDIRKENFLKEILKFEDDKYFDTKLHLAKLLIEKNQAIFWSKVLEEKTSYYIKFKKSNNEDDF; encoded by the coding sequence GTGCTCTTTTTTATCACCTCTTTATTAGCTATTATAGGTTTAAACAGTTTTAAAACAAATAGTTTGAAAAACTTAGAGGAGAGTAAAAAAAATGAGATACTAAGTAGCTACGATAGTTATTTTAATGATCTAAAAAAAAGAGCAGATTTTATATATTTTAATGAGTTTGTACAAAGCAATAAGATAATCTCAATTTTACAAAATAACTCACAAAACTCTCTTAAAGAGAGACTTTATTTAGAATTCGAACCACAATTCTCTTTTTATAAACATATAGAGTTGTATGATATTAGTTTTTATACAAAGGATGCTATTTATATCTTAAATTTCAAAGATGAGCAAATAGAAGATAAATTTGCAGATGAGATAGTTTTAAAGACAAAATCTACAAAAAAAGATAGTAGTGATATAAAAATGGAAGATGATAAACTATATATAATCTTTTCAAAAGCTATTATTGATGAAAAATTAGAGCTTTTAGGTTTTGTTAATTTTGAGTTTGACTTTGAAAAGTTCCTTGAAAGTATAAATGGAGATTTAAACAAAAAAAGTATTTTACTTTTAGATAATAATAAAATAGATAAAAACTTTATAGAGGTTTTAGTTCTAACAGATAAAAAAACTATATATCTAAATAAAAATAGCTTTGAAGATAGTGTAAAAGTAATAGAATTAGAGAACTACTATCTTTTTTTAACTATATTTTCTATAGTTATTTTAGCAGTTCTAAGTTTTTTGATATATTTAATCAGGATTTTAAAGTATAAAAATAGAGAGATAGAGCATAAGTATAGTGAGCTTTTTTCTCAACTTGATGAATATGTACTAAAGTTAGATACAGATTTAGATGGGAAAATTACATTTGTAACAAAATATTTTTGTGAAGTTTCTGGATATTCAAAGTCTGATATTTTGGGAAAAAATGTAAATATCTTAAGACATCCTGATATATCAATTAACTTCTATAGAAAGTTTTGGAAGGATCTTAAAAAACTTAAAATTTGGAATGGAGAGCTAAAGAATAAAGATAAATTTGGAAATACATATTGGATTAGAACATCTTTATTTCCTATATATAATAGTGATAAAACAATTTGTGGTTATAGTTCAATTAGAACAGATATAACTGCTATAAAGCAACTTGAAAAGGCAAATAGAATTTTAAAAGAGGATTTGTCAAATAAGTTAAATGAGCTTAGAGTTCAGGATAAAACTGTTTTAAACTCTACAAAAATTGCTCTAATGTCAAAGATTTTAGATAGTTTTTCTCATCAGTGGAAAACTCCAATAGCAAAAATTTCTTTTGAGTTACAAAAATTAGATAACATAAAAGATATTTATGAATTAAAAGAGATAAAAAATAGTGTAGAGAGTGAACTTTTAGAACTATCAAATCTTTTAAATGACACAAAATCTCTATTTTCAAATAAGTTTGGTAAAAAAGCAAATATATCTAAAATTGTAAAAGAGTTGGTTTTAAAGCTAAATAGTGAAGAAGTAGTTGTTTTAGATGATTTGAAAGAGGATATTGAAGTTAATATTTTAAATAGTGAGTTAAAAAGTATAGTATCAAATATTGTTTACTCTATTTTGGATTTATCAAAACTTTACTCTATAGAAAGAGTAAAAATAATAATTTCGATTGAGTATGATACAAACGAAGATTTTGTTTTAAAAATTGAAGATAATATTAAAGATATTAGGAAAGAGAACTTTTTAAAAGAGATACTAAAGTTTGAAGATGATAAATATTTTGATACAAAACTACATCTAGCAAAGCTTTTAATAGAGAAAAATCAAGCTATTTTCTGGTCTAAAGTTTTAGAAGAGAAAACAAGCTATTACATAAAATTTAAAAAGAGCAACAATGAAGATGACTTTTAA
- a CDS encoding response regulator produces the protein MNKINIAIIDDEVEILDMLNRFLSRNPKFSVTTFSNPLSALSSNNGTNYDLVLLDIMMPQMNGLEVLEKLIEKNSEQKVIMMTAYSTLDKVLKSHKIGATNYIMKPFSSLDALEKKIFEVLEA, from the coding sequence ATGAATAAAATAAATATAGCAATAATAGATGATGAGGTAGAGATTCTAGATATGTTAAATAGATTTCTAAGTAGAAATCCAAAGTTTTCTGTGACAACATTTTCAAATCCACTTTCAGCACTATCTTCAAATAATGGTACAAACTATGATTTAGTATTACTTGATATTATGATGCCTCAAATGAATGGTTTGGAAGTTTTAGAAAAATTAATAGAAAAAAATAGTGAACAAAAAGTTATTATGATGACTGCTTATTCAACACTTGACAAAGTTCTAAAATCTCATAAAATAGGTGCAACAAACTATATTATGAAACCTTTTAGTTCACTAGATGCATTAGAAAAAAAGATTTTTGAAGTATTAGAAGCTTAA
- a CDS encoding CZB domain-containing protein, with product MNTFQKNSNRAVYEVESISNKIFINLAKLDHVIYKNNLYQLIFGNTHNFKPVDHTQCRLGQWYNTGLGKQEFSFTQSYKGLDTPHTIVHKEANILANECSGSEIACSKELIENKIDLVEKASEQVFIFLDRILEEKNEQVMKEAASKLFNEEKK from the coding sequence ATGAATACATTCCAAAAAAATTCAAATAGAGCTGTTTATGAAGTTGAAAGTATCTCAAATAAAATCTTTATAAATCTTGCAAAACTTGACCACGTAATTTATAAAAACAACCTATATCAACTAATCTTTGGAAATACACACAACTTCAAACCAGTTGATCATACTCAGTGTAGATTGGGACAATGGTATAACACAGGGCTTGGAAAACAAGAGTTTAGCTTCACACAATCTTATAAAGGCTTAGATACTCCACACACAATTGTTCATAAAGAGGCAAATATCCTTGCAAATGAGTGTTCTGGTTCTGAAATTGCTTGTTCAAAAGAGTTAATTGAGAATAAAATTGATCTTGTTGAAAAAGCAAGTGAACAAGTGTTTATATTCTTAGATAGAATTCTTGAAGAGAAAAATGAGCAAGTTATGAAAGAAGCTGCTAGTAAACTATTTAATGAGGAGAAAAAATGA
- a CDS encoding aminoacetone oxidase family FAD-binding enzyme, producing the protein MFASNLDKNKFKNVCLIEANSKIGAKIKVSGGGNCNITNKFVKENRYLGDEELIKKILKNFSKDDMLEFLAKNRVFPKLKETIVKGAYFCNSSNEIIEMFSLLTTNIKKFFDTKVLDIVFEDEIFTIFTSKQEIRAKKLVVASGGLSFPVLNASDIAFKIAQKFSHTIKSLNPALVGFTVQKEQFWFKELSGLSLFCNIFVENRKIEGNLLFAHKGFSGPAVLSSSLYWTKGKIIIDFLPNKNIESFLNTNKLISSSLPLPKNFLKEFLKSIDLEDKSCSKLNNNEIENLKLLNSYSFAPAGNFGYTKAEVTKGGICLDEIDINSFESKKQKNLYFLGECLDITGELGGFNFQIVMAEAYICAKHLNRN; encoded by the coding sequence ATGTTTGCTTCAAATTTAGATAAAAATAAGTTTAAAAATGTCTGTTTGATTGAAGCAAATAGCAAAATAGGAGCAAAAATAAAGGTATCTGGTGGTGGAAATTGTAATATTACAAATAAATTTGTAAAAGAGAACCGCTATTTAGGAGATGAAGAACTTATAAAGAAAATTTTAAAAAATTTCTCAAAAGATGATATGCTAGAGTTTTTAGCAAAAAATAGAGTATTTCCCAAACTAAAAGAGACAATTGTAAAAGGTGCATACTTTTGCAACTCTTCAAATGAGATTATAGAGATGTTTTCGCTTCTTACAACAAATATAAAAAAGTTTTTTGATACAAAGGTTTTGGATATTGTTTTTGAAGATGAGATTTTTACTATTTTTACTTCTAAGCAAGAAATAAGAGCAAAAAAGCTTGTTGTTGCAAGTGGAGGATTATCCTTTCCAGTTTTAAATGCTAGTGATATTGCTTTTAAAATAGCACAAAAATTTTCTCATACAATAAAGAGTTTAAATCCAGCCCTTGTAGGCTTTACAGTTCAAAAAGAGCAATTTTGGTTTAAGGAGTTATCAGGACTTTCTCTATTTTGTAATATTTTTGTGGAAAATAGAAAAATAGAGGGAAATCTTCTTTTTGCTCACAAAGGTTTTAGTGGACCAGCTGTTTTGTCTAGCTCTTTATATTGGACAAAAGGAAAAATTATTATAGATTTTTTACCAAATAAAAATATAGAGAGTTTTTTAAATACAAATAAGCTTATTAGTAGCTCTTTGCCTCTACCAAAAAACTTTTTAAAAGAGTTTTTAAAAAGCATTGATTTAGAAGATAAATCTTGTAGTAAATTAAATAATAATGAGATAGAAAATCTAAAACTTCTAAACTCTTATAGTTTTGCACCTGCTGGAAATTTTGGATATACAAAAGCAGAAGTTACAAAAGGTGGTATTTGTTTAGATGAGATAGATATAAATAGTTTTGAAAGTAAAAAACAAAAAAACTTATATTTCCTTGGAGAGTGTTTGGATATAACAGGAGAATTAGGGGGGTTTAACTTTCAAATAGTTATGGCAGAAGCTTATATTTGTGCAAAACATCTAAATAGAAATTAA
- a CDS encoding ArsS family sensor histidine kinase, with product MNKSSIIFSTTLNYFITIFLLIFASVFLISSEKIEKKEQIFERYKPIIRMVHKQRGNFDNFFINSLKEMNYEIFIGKSIDETLKTKNKRVLFARKNDRESFKIFEIDDKNYILFENRVDRMLIKDLDSFDSSNNFYTIIVFLSLFFVISFLYFRTLKKLKPLKVLKDKVVNLGEENFDFDFKSEKSNDEITLLANEFKNSAKKLKGIKDARNIFIRNIMHELKTPITKGKLLLTLEQNPRNIERLKEVFIRLENLINEFATIEEIISQSKTLQKKSYYLEDLIDEAKDILMLEDENIINSYANIKLEVNFKLFSIAIKNLIDNAIKYSNDKKVEIKTEGNSICFINSGEKLKGDFENYLEPFYGKNQKGSFGLGLYIVFNILKANGYNLFYEYKDDKNIFIIKK from the coding sequence ATGAATAAAAGTTCGATAATTTTTTCAACAACTCTAAACTATTTTATTACAATATTTTTATTAATCTTCGCCTCTGTTTTTTTAATCTCAAGTGAAAAAATTGAGAAAAAAGAGCAAATTTTTGAGAGATACAAACCTATTATAAGAATGGTTCATAAGCAAAGAGGAAACTTTGATAATTTCTTTATAAATAGCCTAAAAGAGATGAATTATGAGATTTTTATTGGTAAAAGCATAGATGAAACATTAAAAACAAAAAATAAGAGAGTACTTTTTGCTAGAAAAAATGACAGAGAGAGTTTTAAAATTTTTGAAATAGATGATAAGAACTATATTTTATTTGAAAATAGAGTAGATAGAATGTTAATAAAAGATCTTGATAGCTTTGATTCTTCAAATAACTTTTATACTATTATTGTCTTTTTATCTCTATTTTTTGTGATTAGTTTTTTATATTTTAGAACTCTAAAAAAACTAAAACCATTAAAAGTTTTAAAAGATAAAGTAGTAAATCTAGGAGAGGAGAACTTTGATTTTGATTTTAAAAGTGAAAAAAGCAACGATGAAATAACACTTTTAGCAAATGAGTTTAAAAATAGTGCAAAAAAATTAAAAGGTATAAAAGATGCCAGAAATATATTTATACGAAATATTATGCATGAGTTAAAAACTCCAATTACAAAAGGAAAACTACTTTTAACTTTAGAACAAAATCCAAGAAACATAGAGAGATTAAAAGAGGTTTTTATAAGACTTGAAAATCTTATAAATGAGTTTGCAACTATAGAGGAGATAATTTCTCAAAGTAAAACTTTGCAAAAAAAGAGCTATTATTTAGAAGATTTAATAGATGAAGCAAAAGATATTTTAATGCTTGAAGATGAGAATATTATAAACTCTTATGCAAATATAAAGTTAGAGGTAAATTTTAAACTCTTTTCAATAGCGATAAAAAATCTAATAGATAATGCAATAAAATACTCAAATGATAAAAAAGTAGAGATAAAAACAGAAGGAAATAGTATCTGTTTTATAAATAGTGGAGAAAAATTAAAAGGAGATTTTGAGAACTATTTAGAGCCATTTTATGGAAAAAATCAAAAAGGCTCTTTTGGTTTAGGGCTTTATATAGTTTTTAATATTTTAAAAGCAAATGGATATAATCTTTTTTATGAATATAAGGATGATAAAAATATTTTTATTATTAAAAAGTAA
- a CDS encoding response regulator transcription factor gives MIKIAMIEDDLELAEVLIEYLKQFNIEVVNFEEPFLALSSLSLQKFDLIILDLTLPGMDGLDVCKELVKLDVPIIISSARSDITDKVTALKLGADDYLPKPYDPRELEVRITTILRRFNKSLDKTVEETKEKIFVLNEEKREILKNDKYLRLTAAEFEILSLFIKREGFVVSREDIFENSDVLNSDYENSGSLAVIINRIRHKIEDNQKEPKYLHTIRGMGYKFIQ, from the coding sequence TTGATAAAAATTGCAATGATAGAGGATGATTTAGAACTAGCAGAAGTTTTAATAGAGTATTTAAAGCAGTTTAATATTGAAGTAGTTAACTTTGAAGAGCCATTTTTGGCTCTTTCTAGTTTAAGCCTACAAAAGTTTGATTTGATAATTTTGGATTTAACACTACCAGGAATGGATGGATTAGATGTTTGCAAAGAGCTAGTAAAACTTGATGTTCCTATAATAATCTCAAGTGCTAGAAGTGATATTACAGATAAAGTAACAGCTCTAAAACTAGGAGCTGATGATTACTTACCAAAGCCCTATGACCCAAGAGAGTTGGAGGTAAGAATTACTACAATTTTGCGAAGATTTAATAAATCACTAGATAAAACTGTAGAGGAGACAAAAGAGAAGATTTTTGTTCTAAATGAAGAAAAAAGAGAGATTTTAAAAAATGATAAGTATCTAAGACTTACAGCTGCCGAATTTGAAATATTAAGCCTTTTTATAAAAAGAGAGGGTTTTGTAGTAAGTAGAGAAGATATTTTTGAAAATAGTGATGTTTTAAATAGTGATTATGAAAATAGTGGTTCATTAGCAGTAATTATAAATAGAATAAGACATAAAATAGAGGATAATCAAAAAGAGCCAAAATATCTTCACACAATTCGTGGGATGGGGTATAAGTTTATACAATGA
- a CDS encoding Spy/CpxP family protein refolding chaperone, with amino-acid sequence MKKIVTSIALASILVSGLSAQGWQNCDFNQNHNYSKKGDRYYQKNYMPQRHYGNGNGMLWMFGELNLSSDQRAKIYDILKDSRANQEFPCDAFTKDSFDKNKFAKIMKDKQEKRFERQADVLEKAYKVLDSKQKEQLKTLLELRKNNMQQRFED; translated from the coding sequence ATGAAAAAGATTGTAACAAGTATAGCTTTAGCTTCAATATTAGTAAGTGGTTTATCCGCTCAAGGTTGGCAAAATTGTGATTTCAATCAAAATCATAATTACAGTAAAAAAGGTGATAGATATTATCAAAAAAACTATATGCCACAAAGACATTATGGAAATGGAAATGGAATGTTGTGGATGTTTGGTGAACTAAACCTATCAAGTGATCAAAGAGCAAAGATTTATGATATATTAAAAGATAGTAGAGCAAATCAAGAGTTTCCTTGTGATGCATTTACAAAAGATAGCTTTGATAAAAATAAATTTGCAAAGATTATGAAAGATAAACAAGAGAAAAGATTTGAAAGACAAGCAGATGTATTAGAAAAAGCTTATAAAGTTTTGGACAGTAAACAAAAAGAGCAACTAAAAACTCTACTTGAATTAAGAAAGAATAATATGCAACAAAGATTTGAAGATTAA
- the pglF gene encoding UDP-N-acetylglucosamine 4,6-dehydratase (configuration-retaining), whose amino-acid sequence MLKDKRFLGVIVNVVVSVFSLYLVTFLLNKELTLIILLVVIGFRILASFIFFDDYKLSWSKASTKTGLMKIILAVISFAVYTPILYYVFKVHFNILFIDLIFYTFITNILVYVYKYYHSIKGNKKTKIFVIYGAGRAGLQLQREFLSSEYKLLCFIDDDEILHHRSIDGISIFSKEKYKSNYNKTKFDLMIIAMPSAKKYEINKIYEDMQGSFETIKILPSMNNILKDENFSKQLKDITVEDLLARHPKDLDKTAIKNFIFDKKVLITGAGGSIGSEIARKCASFGAKELILLDHSEFNLYSIAEELCSFKPKLVMQSILNKEFLDKTFEKYLPDIVIHAAAYKHVPLVEENIEEGILNNIIGTKNSIDLAIKYGVKKFVLISTDKAVRPTNVMGATKRVCELYIQNVENINTEIVAVRFGNVLGSSGSVIPKFKAQIEAGKNITVTHPDITRYFMLIPEACELVLQAASIGKGGEIFILDMGEPIKIVDLAKKMIELSYKKDINIEFCGLRAGEKLFEELLIDESDKKTQYESITVASKTEFNIEKLNQKIEELLASKDKIAKLKEIVPEFDHKLN is encoded by the coding sequence ATGTTAAAAGATAAACGATTTTTAGGGGTAATTGTAAATGTAGTAGTATCTGTATTTTCACTTTATTTAGTTACCTTTTTACTAAATAAAGAGCTTACTCTTATTATTTTACTTGTAGTGATAGGATTTAGAATATTAGCCTCTTTTATATTTTTTGATGACTATAAACTCTCTTGGTCAAAAGCTTCTACAAAAACAGGTTTAATGAAAATAATATTAGCAGTGATTAGTTTTGCTGTTTATACTCCTATTTTGTATTATGTTTTTAAAGTTCATTTTAATATTTTATTTATAGATTTGATTTTTTATACTTTTATTACAAATATATTAGTCTATGTTTACAAATATTATCATTCAATAAAAGGAAATAAAAAGACAAAAATATTTGTGATATATGGAGCTGGAAGAGCGGGGCTTCAACTCCAAAGAGAGTTTTTAAGTAGTGAATATAAGCTTCTTTGTTTTATAGATGATGATGAGATTTTACACCATAGAAGTATAGATGGAATTTCAATTTTTTCAAAAGAGAAATACAAAAGTAATTATAATAAAACAAAATTTGATTTGATGATTATAGCTATGCCTTCAGCAAAAAAATATGAGATAAATAAAATCTATGAAGATATGCAAGGTAGTTTTGAGACTATTAAAATTCTTCCATCTATGAATAATATCCTAAAAGATGAGAACTTCTCAAAACAGCTAAAAGATATAACAGTAGAGGATTTATTAGCACGTCATCCAAAAGATTTGGATAAAACTGCTATAAAGAACTTTATTTTTGATAAAAAAGTTCTAATTACTGGTGCTGGTGGAAGTATAGGAAGTGAAATAGCTAGAAAATGTGCATCTTTTGGGGCAAAAGAGCTAATACTATTAGACCATAGTGAATTTAATCTTTACTCTATTGCAGAAGAGCTTTGTAGCTTTAAACCAAAACTTGTAATGCAATCTATTTTAAATAAAGAGTTTTTAGATAAAACTTTTGAAAAATATCTTCCAGATATAGTAATCCATGCAGCTGCTTATAAACATGTCCCGTTGGTGGAAGAAAATATTGAAGAGGGGATTTTAAATAATATTATAGGTACAAAAAACTCTATAGATTTAGCAATAAAATATGGAGTTAAAAAGTTTGTTCTAATCTCAACAGATAAAGCAGTTCGTCCGACAAATGTTATGGGAGCTACAAAAAGAGTTTGTGAACTTTATATTCAAAATGTTGAAAATATAAATACTGAAATAGTTGCAGTTAGATTTGGAAATGTCCTTGGAAGTAGTGGAAGTGTTATTCCAAAATTTAAAGCTCAAATTGAAGCTGGAAAAAATATTACTGTAACTCATCCTGATATTACAAGATATTTTATGCTAATTCCAGAAGCCTGTGAGTTGGTACTTCAAGCAGCAAGTATTGGAAAAGGTGGAGAGATTTTTATCCTTGATATGGGAGAACCTATCAAAATTGTTGATTTGGCTAAAAAAATGATAGAACTTAGTTATAAAAAAGATATAAATATTGAATTTTGTGGCTTAAGAGCTGGTGAAAAGTTATTTGAAGAGCTATTAATAGATGAAAGTGATAAAAAAACACAATATGAATCAATTACTGTTGCTAGTAAAACAGAGTTTAATATTGAAAAATTAAATCAAAAAATAGAAGAACTTCTAGCTAGTAAAGATAAGATAGCAAAGTTAAAAGAGATAGTTCCAGAGTTTGATCATAAATTGAATTAA